The following coding sequences are from one Dreissena polymorpha isolate Duluth1 chromosome 8, UMN_Dpol_1.0, whole genome shotgun sequence window:
- the LOC127841274 gene encoding uncharacterized protein LOC127841274 — protein MNFSKFRQTGELSDITVVVDDTEFKLHKFPLYAKSDFFCALAKSPGTDCNRVELKEFPGGPEAFAVVADFCYNMKVDLTKTNVVHIRCAAEVLQMTGSGNLSEVSDKFLQDTITSAKMSRSTSAIASLLISCMTATAVAEKADIVSACCDALVDCWSKPPTKFSTPSVSKKGSNEKSDESVWVLLGLPVPWLVKLLALARVKGSKSGVTVELATKYVNLFIDKSDAEDKMYDSKKGDTSDTKPAKGARGAQQEVDLVKDARQGMKSKKKNESGKVLDAIISEMPEESFSDPSITTDWITKVLKFATAHGCKCRPVLVRIAGERLNSLSADDLCIISPSVLKDIVSESCNGDATQGLKACQLMENYMNEMARKGVLTAETYKTLVTSGPADARKSHDSLYGILEYVLTAEKDKLTQEQKSGLMDTVNFSLLTEATLKRAFETQVVPAAMVAKGALSLCSRLKSELESAKNTVCRQEDELQRLRRAKTVTPQMTSSPQKETESSHSSFSELPVRDIAASGASNHVIDHTGSISPVAPSTEDVLMAARNKLASSVAAYNTFRPLSADREPEYAYEDDMTLDYKYDRHMRSYDNARNKTTRTATFRSSYLYPHRM, from the exons atgaatttttcGAAGTTTCGGCAAACCGGCGAACTGTCGGATATAACGGTAGTCGTGGACGATACGGAGTTTAAACTTCACAAGTTCCCGCTCTATGCCAAGTCCGATTTTTTCTGCGCGCTTGCAAAGAGCCCGGGAACGGATTGTAACCGCGTAGAGCTTAAGGAATTTCCGGGAGGACCGGAAGCGTTCGCCGTGGTAGCGGACTTTTGCTACAACATGAAAGTTGATCTCACAAAGACCAACGTGGTACACATCCGGTGCGCAGCGGAGGTTCTGCAGATGACCGGATCCGGGAACCTTTCGGAGGTGTCGGATAAATTCCTCCAGGATACTATAACCTCGGCGAAAATGAGTCGGTCCACGTCGGCTATTGCGTCCCTACTGATCTCGTGCATGACTGCGACAGCAGTGGCCGAGAAGGCTGATATCGTGAGCGCGTGCTGTGACGCGCTCGTCGACTGTTGGTCTAAGCCCCCCACAAAATTCAGCACGCCCTCCGTGTCTAAGAAAGGCTCGAACGAGAAGTCAGACGAGAGCGTCTGGGTCCTGCTCGGGTTGCCCGTGCCTTGGCTGGTGAAGCTGCTAGCTCTCGCGAGAGTGAAGGGGTCAAAGAGTGGGGTAACTGTTGAACTCGCAACAAAATACGTAAACCTTTTCATTGACAAGTCCGATGCTGAGGATAAAATGTACGATTCAAAGAAAGGCGACACGAGTGATACCAAACCCGCTAAGGGCGCCCGGGGAGCGCAACAGGAAGTTGACCTTGTAAAGGACGCTCGGCAGGGGATGAAGTCAAAGAAGAAGAACGAATCGGGTAAGGTGCTGGACGCCATTATCAGTGAGATGCCGGAAGAGTCTTTTTCCGATCCCAGCATAACCACGGACTGGATTACCAAAGTGCTTAAGTTCGCCACCGCTCACGGCTGCAAGTGCCGCCCTGTCCTGGTGCGCATAGCCGGGGAGCGTCTTAACAGCCTATCTGCAGACGATCTCTGCATCATCTCGCCCTCGGTGCTGAAAGACATTGTTTCCGAGTCTTGCAACGGCGACGCCACCCAGGGACTTAAGGCGTGTCAGCTGATGGAGAATTACATGAACGAGATGGCGCGAAAGGGAGTCCTCACCGCTGAAACGTACAAAACATTGGTTACTTCCGGCCCTGCGGACGCCCGGAAGTCCCATGATTCGCTGTATGGAATTCTGGAATATGTTCTAACAGCAG AGAAAGATAAACTGACCCAGGAACAGAAAAGTGGGCTTATGGACACCGTCAACTTCTCGCTCCTCACTGAAGCGACGCTAAAGCGCGCCTTCGAGACGCAGGTGGTTCCGGCCGCCATGGTTGCCAAGGGCGCCTTGTCGCTCTGCTCAAG ATTAAAGAGCGAACTCGAGTCGGCCAAGAACACGGTCTGTCGCCAAGAGGACGAGTTGCAGCGGCTGCGGCGCGCAAAAACTGTGACGCCACAAATGACGTCATCACCACAAAAAGAAACAGAATCAAGTCATTCCA GTTTTTCGGAATTACCGGTAAGAGACATCGCCGCCTCCGGTGCTTCCAATCACGTGATAGACCACACCGGAAGTATCAGCCCGGTCGCCCCAAGCACGGAGGACGTTTTGATGGCGGCGAGAAACAAACTGGCGTCATCCGTCGCCGCGTACAACACCTTCCGGCCGCTCTCGGCGGACCGGGAGCCAGAGTACGCCTACGAAGACGACATGACTCTGGATTATAAATACGACCGCCACATGCGTTCCTATGACAACGCGAGGAACAAGACGACGCGCACTGCTACGTTTCGGTCTTCCTATCTTTACCCGCACAGAATGTAG